Proteins encoded in a region of the Bacteroidota bacterium genome:
- a CDS encoding CusA/CzcA family heavy metal efflux RND transporter, whose amino-acid sequence MIERILKFSIKNKLIIGLLVLGLIGWGIYSLKKLPIDAVPDITNNQVQIISVAPTLAANEVEQYITAPIEISVANIPDQLELRSISRLGLSVVTVVFKDKVDMYWARQQISEKLKEAVALIPDGVTTPELAPISTGLSEIYQYTLNVKPGYENKYNVMELRTIQDWIVRREMLGTPGVADVNSYGGYLKQYEVSVNPDRLKAMNITLTDIFTALEKNNQNTGSAYIEKKPQAYFIRGIGLITSLEDINNIVVKTTDNGLPVLIRDVAQVHFGAAPRYGAFIVDTLGEGVGGVVMMLKGKNASEVIDGVKEKIKLIEKSLPEGVEIAPFYDRTDLVDRAVGTVSENLILGGLIVIFVLVLFLGNLRAGLIIASVIPLSMLFAISLMNLFGVSGNLMSLGAIDFGLIVDGAVIIVESVVHRITQSKSHHQGLAKLSSKEMDHQVLGSAKRMMRSATFGQIIILIVYLPILALVGIEGKMFRPMAETVTFAIMGALILSLTYVPVASALFLSRKTTHKKNISDRLLNGLQRLISPLLNFALKHKISVVITSVVLFISSLLLFNSLGGEFIPQLEEGDLAAGVMTLQGGSLSNTIESVEKANKILMSRFPEVKHVVCKIGTGEIPTDPTPMETGDYIIVMKGKKEWTSAKTREEMMEKMQDALSDLKGVVFTLQQPIQMRFNELMTGSKQDVAIKIFGDNLDSLSAIGNNIATLVSPIEGVEEINVEQVTGSGQVQIIYDRNKIAQYGLNIADINNLVKTAFAGNVAGVVYDEERRFDLVVRFDKEYRNDIEFIKSLAIPLQNGNCITLDQIANVGIKTGTAQVSRESTKRRITVSFNVRNRDVQSIIKEISSKIDKNIKRPPGYYITYGGQFQNLEAAKERLSVAVPVALLLIFVLLFFTFGSLKQTMLIYSAVPLALIGGVVALFLRDMNFSISAGVGFIALFGVAVLNGIVLVAEFNRLEREEGISDIYERVRKGIKSRLRPVMITAAVASLGFLPMALSSSAGAEVQKPLATVVIGGLISATLLTLIVLPVLYILFSGRRKKEKPELVNLLIITCIISLFSFFANTNSASAQSQTGTKYTLEQAIDKALDNNGTIRSAALQVEYQKKIKAGSWEFQKTGIDYSYGQTNSFEKDNGFTISQSFPSIFQNAGRCGLAAAYVKNAELGLSLSRSEVAANVRSVYNNLLFNYSKLKLLLFQDSLYANFLKAAELKNSGGDSPLLEKVTAETRSMEIKTMLNQVRSDILIGRQNLAVLMNVKDPVNIADAELSKIDFTFSSDSAALSGNPSLAVMKQQIAISKKETSLEKLQLMPDISIGYFNQSNKELNNDHRFTGIQAGISIPLIFGSQTAKIQAAKINEQIALTNYETYNSGVQGEFRNLLQEYQKQKYALDYYENKAVHQADMIIEQSGKSYIAGDIGYIEYVASLDKALEIKTNYLQSLCDHNQSIIAIDALLGKTK is encoded by the coding sequence ATTTATCAATACACACTGAATGTAAAACCAGGGTACGAAAATAAGTACAACGTAATGGAACTTCGCACCATTCAGGACTGGATTGTGAGGCGCGAAATGCTCGGCACACCCGGCGTAGCCGATGTTAACAGCTACGGCGGGTATCTGAAGCAATATGAGGTATCAGTGAATCCCGACAGGCTGAAGGCAATGAATATTACGTTAACGGATATTTTTACCGCACTGGAAAAGAACAACCAGAATACGGGAAGCGCTTATATAGAAAAGAAACCACAGGCTTACTTTATCAGAGGAATCGGGCTGATAACCTCTCTGGAGGATATCAATAATATTGTTGTAAAAACAACCGATAACGGCCTCCCGGTATTGATACGCGATGTCGCACAAGTGCATTTCGGTGCAGCTCCCCGCTACGGTGCATTCATTGTAGATACCTTGGGCGAAGGCGTTGGCGGCGTAGTAATGATGCTCAAAGGGAAAAATGCATCGGAGGTAATTGATGGTGTGAAAGAGAAAATTAAACTGATTGAAAAATCATTGCCCGAAGGGGTTGAGATTGCACCCTTTTATGACCGCACCGATCTTGTTGACCGAGCTGTCGGCACAGTTTCAGAGAACCTTATACTCGGCGGTTTGATTGTAATTTTTGTGCTGGTATTGTTTCTGGGAAACCTGCGCGCAGGGCTTATCATTGCATCAGTTATACCGCTCTCAATGCTGTTTGCCATCTCACTGATGAACCTGTTTGGTGTATCGGGCAACCTGATGAGCTTAGGCGCCATTGACTTCGGACTGATTGTTGACGGCGCGGTGATTATAGTGGAAAGCGTAGTGCACCGAATAACGCAGAGCAAGTCGCACCATCAGGGACTTGCAAAACTTTCGTCAAAAGAAATGGATCATCAGGTGCTGGGCTCGGCAAAAAGAATGATGCGCTCAGCCACTTTCGGGCAGATTATTATTTTAATCGTGTACCTGCCGATACTCGCATTGGTTGGGATTGAAGGCAAGATGTTCCGCCCAATGGCCGAAACCGTGACCTTCGCAATTATGGGTGCTCTAATACTATCACTTACTTATGTGCCCGTAGCATCAGCACTGTTTCTCAGCCGCAAAACCACGCACAAAAAGAACATCTCCGACAGGCTGCTGAACGGTCTGCAAAGACTCATCAGCCCGCTGCTTAATTTCGCGCTCAAACATAAAATTTCGGTGGTGATAACCTCTGTGGTATTATTTATTTCGAGTCTGTTACTTTTCAATTCTTTAGGAGGTGAATTCATTCCTCAGCTTGAAGAAGGAGATCTGGCGGCAGGTGTAATGACCTTACAGGGAGGCTCATTATCAAATACCATTGAATCGGTAGAGAAAGCAAACAAGATACTGATGTCGAGGTTTCCTGAAGTAAAGCATGTGGTCTGCAAGATAGGTACCGGCGAAATTCCAACCGATCCGACACCTATGGAAACAGGAGATTACATCATTGTAATGAAAGGTAAAAAAGAATGGACATCGGCAAAGACACGTGAAGAAATGATGGAAAAGATGCAGGACGCCTTATCCGATTTGAAGGGTGTAGTATTCACGCTGCAGCAGCCCATTCAGATGCGTTTTAATGAACTGATGACCGGCTCCAAGCAGGATGTGGCCATTAAAATATTCGGAGACAATCTGGATTCGCTGTCGGCCATCGGCAATAATATTGCAACGCTCGTCAGCCCCATTGAAGGTGTTGAAGAAATAAATGTAGAACAGGTTACAGGTTCGGGACAGGTTCAGATTATTTATGACCGGAACAAAATAGCCCAGTACGGATTAAACATTGCTGATATCAATAATCTGGTGAAGACTGCATTTGCAGGGAATGTTGCTGGTGTTGTTTATGATGAAGAAAGGCGCTTTGACCTGGTGGTGCGCTTCGATAAAGAATACAGAAATGATATTGAATTCATAAAAAGCCTCGCAATTCCGTTGCAAAACGGAAACTGCATCACCCTCGACCAGATTGCCAATGTAGGCATAAAGACAGGAACCGCACAGGTTTCACGCGAGAGCACCAAGAGGCGCATTACTGTTAGTTTCAATGTGCGCAACCGCGATGTACAGTCCATCATCAAAGAAATCAGCAGCAAAATTGATAAGAACATTAAGCGTCCGCCCGGATATTATATCACCTACGGCGGGCAGTTCCAGAATCTGGAAGCAGCCAAGGAACGCCTGAGCGTAGCTGTTCCGGTAGCCCTGTTGCTCATTTTTGTATTGCTGTTCTTCACTTTTGGCTCATTAAAACAGACTATGCTCATTTATTCGGCTGTACCGCTTGCGCTGATAGGCGGTGTGGTGGCCTTATTCCTGAGAGACATGAATTTCAGTATCTCTGCGGGAGTTGGTTTCATTGCACTGTTTGGTGTGGCGGTACTGAATGGCATTGTGCTTGTGGCCGAATTCAATCGGCTTGAACGGGAAGAAGGCATCTCCGATATTTATGAGCGTGTACGCAAAGGAATTAAATCAAGGTTGAGACCGGTCATGATAACGGCAGCTGTTGCATCGCTCGGCTTTTTGCCGATGGCGCTGTCGTCGTCGGCAGGAGCCGAAGTTCAGAAACCGCTTGCAACGGTAGTTATCGGAGGATTAATATCGGCAACACTGCTCACACTGATTGTGCTGCCGGTGCTCTATATATTATTCTCGGGAAGAAGAAAAAAAGAAAAGCCTGAATTAGTGAATCTCCTGATTATTACCTGTATTATTTCCCTGTTTTCATTCTTTGCAAATACTAACAGTGCGTCAGCTCAATCACAAACAGGTACAAAATACACACTGGAACAGGCTATTGATAAGGCATTGGACAATAACGGAACCATACGTTCCGCCGCGTTGCAGGTTGAATATCAGAAAAAGATTAAAGCCGGAAGCTGGGAATTTCAAAAAACGGGAATTGATTATTCGTACGGTCAAACCAATTCGTTTGAAAAGGATAACGGCTTTACGATAAGCCAGTCTTTTCCGTCAATCTTCCAGAATGCAGGTCGATGCGGACTTGCAGCAGCCTACGTCAAAAATGCTGAACTGGGACTTTCACTCTCACGCAGTGAGGTAGCTGCCAATGTTCGTTCTGTGTACAACAATCTTTTGTTCAACTATTCAAAACTTAAACTATTGTTGTTTCAGGATTCACTCTATGCCAATTTTCTGAAAGCTGCCGAACTAAAAAACTCGGGTGGCGACAGTCCTCTGCTCGAAAAAGTAACCGCCGAAACGCGCTCTATGGAGATTAAAACAATGCTGAATCAGGTGCGCTCCGACATACTGATTGGCAGGCAAAACCTCGCGGTGCTGATGAATGTGAAAGACCCGGTGAATATTGCAGATGCTGAACTTTCTAAAATCGATTTTACCTTTTCATCAGACAGTGCAGCGCTTTCCGGAAATCCATCACTCGCCGTGATGAAGCAGCAAATTGCTATAAGTAAGAAGGAAACTAGTCTTGAAAAGCTACAGCTGATGCCCGATATTTCTATCGGTTACTTTAATCAGTCAAATAAAGAACTCAACAACGACCATCGTTTTACCGGCATACAGGCAGGCATTTCAATTCCGCTGATTTTTGGCTCGCAGACAGCAAAAATTCAGGCAGCTAAAATAAACGAACAAATCGCTCTGACAAATTATGAAACCTACAATTCAGGCGTTCAGGGCGAGTTTCGGAATCTTCTGCAGGAATATCAGAAACAAAAATACGCGCTTGATTATTACGAAAACAAAGCAGTTCATCAGGCTGATATGATTATAGAGCAATCAGGTAAAAGCTACATAGCCGGCGATATCGGATACATCGAGTATGTCGCTAGTCTTGATAAAGCGCTTGAGATAAAGACAAATTATCTGCAATCGCTCTGCGATCACAATCAATCAATCATAGCTATTGACGCGCTTTTAGGAAAAACAAAATAA